From the genome of Arthrobacter alpinus, one region includes:
- a CDS encoding MFS transporter — protein MSNVTNYDGVSDPTQTQSLSAVPTRRVSGRWITLFALSWFGVWIAQLTPVQLLLPLQIESFLHATDWVQNVLGFGYISGIAGVFALITYPLTGALSDRTTSRFGRRRPWIALGTAGFAASLVVLGLQTSLLGIGICWVCSSIFFCVLTAALTAAISDQVPVNQRGYVSGWISAPQAIGIIAGLVLVTALALSTFGGYALMAALVVLLGLPFLMLIPDAVLPRGIMPALTLRSLIDGLWISPRRYPDFGWTLLSRILVNLGNAFGTSLLLYFLMYGLRMDDAEGSLIILTLVYMVFVIVASLWLGRLSDRLGRRRSFVFIASVLQAVAALILAFVPSFEAATVAAGLLGLGYGCFLSVDQALATEVLPDQLSRGKDLGIMNIALTVPQAFAPMLGALLVSATGGFTWLFLLSGITALAGAIAVAQVRGVK, from the coding sequence GTGAGCAATGTCACTAATTACGATGGGGTATCTGATCCCACGCAAACTCAGTCGCTGTCCGCCGTTCCCACCCGGAGGGTCAGTGGACGCTGGATCACGCTCTTCGCTCTGAGCTGGTTTGGGGTGTGGATTGCGCAGCTGACGCCGGTGCAGTTGCTGTTGCCCCTGCAGATCGAGAGTTTCCTCCATGCCACCGACTGGGTCCAAAACGTGCTGGGGTTCGGCTACATTTCCGGGATCGCCGGGGTATTCGCTCTCATCACCTACCCTTTGACCGGCGCCCTCTCCGATCGCACCACCTCACGCTTTGGCCGGCGTCGTCCCTGGATTGCCCTTGGCACCGCGGGCTTCGCCGCTTCGCTGGTAGTTTTGGGCCTCCAAACATCCCTGCTCGGAATCGGGATTTGCTGGGTATGTTCCAGCATATTCTTCTGCGTCCTGACGGCGGCACTCACAGCGGCCATCTCCGACCAGGTACCGGTCAACCAGCGCGGTTACGTCTCGGGCTGGATTTCCGCACCCCAGGCCATCGGCATCATCGCCGGGCTGGTCCTGGTCACGGCACTGGCTTTGAGCACCTTTGGCGGTTACGCCCTCATGGCGGCCCTGGTGGTCCTGCTCGGGTTGCCGTTCCTTATGCTTATTCCCGATGCGGTGCTCCCCCGCGGCATCATGCCTGCCCTGACCCTCCGCTCCTTGATCGACGGGCTGTGGATCAGTCCCCGCCGCTACCCGGACTTTGGCTGGACCCTGCTCAGCCGAATCCTGGTCAACCTAGGTAACGCCTTTGGCACAAGCCTGCTCCTGTACTTCTTGATGTACGGGCTCCGCATGGACGACGCCGAGGGTTCACTTATCATTCTCACCCTTGTTTACATGGTGTTCGTGATCGTTGCCTCGCTGTGGCTGGGCAGGCTCTCGGACCGGCTGGGCCGCCGACGGTCCTTCGTCTTCATCGCGTCGGTGCTGCAGGCCGTGGCCGCCTTGATTTTGGCGTTCGTGCCCAGTTTTGAGGCTGCCACTGTCGCGGCCGGGCTCTTGGGCCTGGGCTACGGCTGCTTCCTCTCCGTGGATCAGGCCCTGGCCACGGAGGTTCTGCCGGACCAGCTTTCCCGGGGCAAGGATCTGGGCATCATGAACATAGCGCTGACAGTACCGCAGGCTTTTGCCCCCATGCTCGGGGCCTTACTGGTCAGCGCCACCGGCGGGTTCACCTGGCTGTTTCTGCTTTCGGGCATCACAGCGCTGGCGGGTGCAATCGCCGTCGCGCAGGTCAGAGGCGTCAAATAG
- the tuf gene encoding elongation factor Tu produces the protein MAKAKFERTKPHVNIGTIGHVDHGKTTLTAAISKVLYDKYPTLNEQRDFSSIDSAPEEKQRGITINISHVEYQTEKRHYAHVDAPGHADYIKNMITGAAQMDGAILVVAATDGPMAQTREHVLLARQVGVPYLLVALNKSDMVDDEELLDLVEMEVRELLSSQGFDGDEAPVVRVSGLKALEGDPKWVKSVEDLMDAVDNHVPDPIRDKDKPFLMPVEDVFTITGRGTVVTGRAERGTLKINSEIEIVGIRPVQKTTVTGIEMFHKQLDEAWAGENCGLLLRGIKREDVERGQVIVKPGSITPHTDFEANVYILAKDEGGRHNPFYSNYRPQFYFRTTDVTGVITLPEGTEMVMPGDNTEMTVALIQPIAMEEGLGFAIREGGRTVGSGRVTKIIK, from the coding sequence GTGGCAAAGGCAAAGTTCGAGCGGACCAAGCCGCACGTTAACATCGGCACCATCGGTCACGTTGACCATGGTAAGACCACGTTGACGGCTGCCATTTCCAAGGTACTGTACGACAAGTACCCAACACTCAACGAGCAGCGTGATTTCAGCTCCATCGACTCGGCTCCCGAGGAGAAGCAGCGCGGCATCACGATCAACATCTCCCACGTTGAGTACCAGACCGAGAAGCGCCACTACGCACACGTAGACGCCCCCGGCCACGCTGACTACATCAAGAACATGATCACCGGTGCTGCGCAGATGGACGGCGCTATCCTGGTGGTTGCTGCGACTGACGGTCCTATGGCCCAGACTCGTGAGCACGTTCTGTTGGCCCGCCAGGTTGGCGTTCCCTACCTGCTGGTTGCACTGAACAAGTCCGACATGGTTGACGACGAAGAGCTCCTGGACCTGGTGGAGATGGAAGTTCGCGAGCTTCTTTCCTCACAGGGCTTCGACGGCGACGAGGCACCTGTTGTCCGCGTTTCCGGCTTGAAGGCTCTTGAAGGCGATCCCAAGTGGGTCAAGTCCGTTGAAGATCTGATGGACGCTGTGGACAACCATGTTCCGGACCCGATCCGCGACAAGGACAAGCCGTTCCTCATGCCGGTTGAAGACGTCTTCACGATCACTGGTCGTGGAACCGTTGTTACGGGCCGCGCCGAGCGTGGAACCCTGAAGATCAACTCGGAAATCGAGATTGTCGGCATCCGTCCGGTCCAGAAGACCACGGTTACCGGTATCGAAATGTTCCACAAGCAGCTCGACGAGGCTTGGGCCGGCGAAAACTGTGGCTTGCTGCTTCGCGGCATCAAGCGCGAAGACGTAGAGCGTGGCCAGGTTATCGTGAAGCCGGGTTCCATTACCCCGCACACCGATTTCGAAGCCAACGTCTACATCTTGGCCAAGGACGAGGGCGGGCGTCACAACCCGTTCTACTCCAACTACCGCCCGCAGTTCTACTTCCGCACCACGGATGTTACCGGTGTCATCACCTTGCCTGAGGGCACGGAAATGGTTATGCCTGGCGACAACACCGAAATGACTGTCGCGCTGATCCAGCCGATCGCCATGGAAGAGGGCCTCGGCTTCGCTATCCGCGAAGGCGGACGCACCGTTGGTTCAGGTCGTGTTACCAAGATCATCAAGTAA
- a CDS encoding SRPBCC family protein: MPQIVAERFIDIDPETAFGLSQSSGSFRLRWDPFIHSQQFLGGAGVAAKGVRTRTRTRLGLLMVSEYVSYLPPRNVGMKMVQGPWFFEQFGGGWRFAATKGGTKAVWKYTYSCKPGWLRWIAEPVAAWILGREIERRMSAFARACQNPALVAEFKTLS; the protein is encoded by the coding sequence ATGCCCCAAATAGTGGCCGAACGATTCATAGACATAGACCCGGAGACTGCTTTCGGTCTCTCCCAAAGCAGCGGTTCCTTCCGGCTGCGGTGGGACCCGTTCATCCACTCGCAACAATTCCTTGGCGGCGCAGGCGTTGCGGCCAAGGGTGTGCGCACCCGGACACGCACGCGGCTGGGTCTGCTCATGGTCAGCGAGTATGTCTCCTACCTGCCACCACGGAATGTCGGCATGAAAATGGTCCAGGGACCCTGGTTCTTTGAACAGTTCGGTGGGGGGTGGCGGTTCGCTGCCACCAAGGGTGGCACCAAGGCTGTTTGGAAATACACCTACTCCTGTAAGCCGGGCTGGTTGCGCTGGATTGCCGAGCCCGTGGCGGCATGGATTCTCGGCAGGGAAATCGAAAGACGCATGTCGGCTTTCGCCAGGGCGTGCCAGAATCCGGCGCTTGTTGCCGAGTTCAAGACACTGAGCTAA